Part of the Pseudomonas abietaniphila genome is shown below.
GCATCGGCCGAGCAGGTCGTTGAATTCGATGAAGCCCGCTTCGACGTCTGCACGACTCACGTGACCCAGGCCGAATTCGCGAATCCCCGGTGAGTCGATCAGATCGCCACCGCGCGGGAAGTGGAACAGGCGGGCGGTGGTCGTGGTGTGCGTGCCCTGACCGGAATACTCCGACAACGGTCCGACACGGGTGCCGACTTCGGGCAGCAGGCTGTTCACCAGCGAGGATTTACCCACGCCGGATTGCCCGACGAAGACGCTGATGTGGCCGTCCAGTTGGTCCTGCAGGTTCTGCATGCCGTTTCCGTGGTGGGCCGAGACCTCCAGCACCGGATAACCGAGCGTGCGATAGACCTCCAGCAAAGCGTTCAGCGCCGGGGCGTTCTGATCGTCGATGAGGTCGAACTTGTTCAGCAGCAATAGCGGACGAATGCCTGCGTGTTCGGCGGCCACCAGGTAACGGTCGATCAAATTGGCGTGAGGCTCGGGCATGGGCGCGAACACGATGACGATCAGGTCCACGTTCGACGCGACCGGCTTGAGCTGGCCACGGGAGTCTGGACGGCACAGTTCGGTCGTGCGGGGCAGTTGCGCGACGATCACGCCGATACCTTGATTCCCCGCTCGCCAGACGACCTTGTCGCCTGTGACCAGGGTGGGCAGGTTGGCGCGCAAGTGGCAACGGAACACCTGACCGCTCAGTTCTCCTTCCTGCGCTTCGACTTCCACCTGTACGCCGAAATGCGCGATCACAAGTCCCGTTTGCTCCGGGCCCAGATCGCCGCCTTCCAGGGTTTCCAAGGCTTGCGATTCTCGTTTGGCGGCACGCGCGGCGCGCTCGCCCTGAATCTTTTCGATGCGCCAGTTCT
Proteins encoded:
- the rsgA gene encoding small ribosomal subunit biogenesis GTPase RsgA is translated as MAKRQLNRRQNWRIEKIQGERAARAAKRESQALETLEGGDLGPEQTGLVIAHFGVQVEVEAQEGELSGQVFRCHLRANLPTLVTGDKVVWRAGNQGIGVIVAQLPRTTELCRPDSRGQLKPVASNVDLIVIVFAPMPEPHANLIDRYLVAAEHAGIRPLLLLNKFDLIDDQNAPALNALLEVYRTLGYPVLEVSAHHGNGMQNLQDQLDGHISVFVGQSGVGKSSLVNSLLPEVGTRVGPLSEYSGQGTHTTTTARLFHFPRGGDLIDSPGIREFGLGHVSRADVEAGFIEFNDLLGRCRFRDCKHDREPGCALLKGLEDGRVQQQRMNSYRSIIASLTGNSY